One stretch of Corallococcus exiguus DNA includes these proteins:
- a CDS encoding peptidoglycan recognition protein family protein, translating to MTVIGKEGANLHVQAMQGGKAYDGYVSQELVEHLSPSAPGFEESLAAKDWPAAAQHLSKLQRTEIDDLLKLCSASELAHLTLGVLSSKPGPYQRVSEAIARLNFAASIAGTQLWLAQSALESEQAKFQVKVIAREAWGALPPDKGKGWDEYPSNTHLPLTRIVVHHTADPLGQTVKDLESKERKAGYADMPYHFVIARNGEIYEGRRINIVGAHAGEFKNNKDITKDPDYGAIGIVLTGDFESRMENGWSPDKPTQAQLTSLQRLLSHLVWKYSLSPDSILKHSEVKRDGKPKVCPGEHLSSYVDLGKTVARQALKRLKAAEDEFQAAEQRASTLKLK from the coding sequence GTGACGGTGATTGGCAAGGAAGGAGCGAACTTGCATGTCCAGGCAATGCAGGGTGGTAAAGCCTACGACGGATATGTCTCGCAGGAATTGGTCGAGCATCTTTCGCCCAGTGCTCCTGGATTCGAGGAGTCCCTGGCCGCCAAGGATTGGCCAGCGGCAGCGCAGCACCTCAGCAAGCTTCAAAGAACCGAGATTGATGATTTATTGAAGTTATGCAGCGCAAGTGAGCTCGCGCACCTGACCCTGGGCGTGCTTTCCTCCAAGCCGGGCCCGTATCAACGTGTCTCCGAAGCCATCGCACGCTTGAACTTTGCCGCCTCGATTGCGGGAACGCAGTTGTGGCTCGCGCAGAGCGCCCTCGAATCAGAGCAGGCAAAGTTCCAGGTGAAAGTGATTGCTCGTGAAGCCTGGGGGGCCCTTCCGCCGGACAAAGGCAAAGGATGGGACGAATATCCCTCAAACACACACCTGCCGCTCACCCGCATTGTCGTCCATCATACTGCCGACCCGCTGGGGCAGACCGTCAAGGACCTGGAGAGCAAGGAGCGAAAAGCGGGCTATGCTGATATGCCATATCACTTCGTCATCGCCAGGAATGGTGAGATCTACGAGGGACGCAGGATCAATATCGTGGGCGCCCATGCAGGGGAGTTCAAGAATAACAAAGACATTACCAAGGATCCTGACTATGGGGCTATTGGCATTGTTCTGACTGGCGACTTCGAGAGTAGGATGGAGAATGGATGGTCGCCAGATAAACCCACGCAGGCACAACTCACCAGCCTGCAACGGCTCCTCAGTCATCTTGTATGGAAGTATAGCCTTTCCCCTGATTCCATCTTGAAGCATTCTGAGGTCAAGCGGGATGGCAAGCCAAAGGTCTGCCCGGGTGAACACCTGAGCTCTTATGTGGATCTTGGCAAGACAGTCGCGCGCCAGGCACTGAAAAGGCTGAAGGCCGCCGAAGATGAGTTCCAGGCCGCCGAGCAGCGTGCGTCGACGCTCAAGCTCAAATAG
- a CDS encoding competence/damage-inducible protein A, which produces MERTGAAAIIIGNEVLTAKVKDENGPHLIQRLRELGIPLVSVETILDDVDAIVDAVSRARRKARYVFTSGGIGPTHDDVTVRAVALALGRPVVRLPEMVSAIQARAGTSPVTPESLRLADAPEGAVLLAQPGMWFPVLTVGDMFLLPGVPQLFRLQLETVLSRLSGTPVHLVNLYFNLGESALAAVLDRVALDMPHVAIGSYPVFDAAMDYRVKVTVEAPERAHVDDAVGRLLAGFPADSLVRRE; this is translated from the coding sequence ATGGAGCGGACCGGCGCGGCGGCGATCATCATTGGCAACGAGGTCCTCACCGCGAAGGTGAAGGACGAGAATGGCCCCCACCTCATCCAGCGGCTGCGGGAGCTGGGCATCCCGCTCGTCTCGGTGGAGACCATCCTGGATGACGTGGACGCCATCGTGGACGCGGTGTCCCGCGCCCGGCGCAAGGCCCGCTACGTCTTCACCAGCGGCGGCATTGGTCCCACCCATGACGACGTCACCGTGCGCGCGGTGGCGCTCGCGCTGGGCCGGCCCGTGGTGCGCTTGCCGGAGATGGTGTCGGCCATCCAGGCCCGCGCGGGCACGTCGCCGGTGACGCCTGAGTCGCTGCGCCTGGCGGATGCTCCCGAGGGCGCGGTGCTCCTGGCCCAGCCGGGCATGTGGTTCCCGGTGCTGACAGTGGGGGACATGTTCCTGCTGCCCGGGGTGCCGCAGCTCTTCCGGCTGCAGCTGGAGACGGTGCTCTCACGGCTGAGCGGTACGCCGGTGCACCTGGTCAACCTGTACTTCAATCTGGGCGAGAGCGCCCTGGCCGCCGTGCTGGACCGCGTGGCGCTGGACATGCCCCACGTGGCCATCGGCTCCTATCCCGTCTTCGACGCGGCCATGGACTACCGCGTGAAGGTGACGGTGGAGGCCCCGGAGCGGGCCCACGTGGACGATGCCGTGGGCCGGCTGCTCGCGGGGTTCCCGGCGGACTCGCTGGTCCGCCGGGAGTAG
- a CDS encoding tetratricopeptide repeat protein — MSESNDVTRPSSSASVPPPGAPEAGAAQTLAQNVSTLPAPVPQASAEDDARERIASMEREAKALATTEPQTAALLFHEVGLLWEEPLKNPRNAAVAFQNAYKLAPRFLANIRAARRLFADVGNWQMVVQLIDAELIAAEDPRQQAALLFEKGQILEERLSRDNDAADALRQALDRKPTDVTLLTQLESVYASRNDAGALVEIYRLLATAVVPPSLRAHYLTSAGMLLEERLKQKDAAAAAFREAFALDRSDPLLQAAVKRVAEREGRTDELLSALLSEAKGQGSQGAPAYLHIAKVHDRLGRKDDALSALLAARRVSPHEPLVLNALAGIYETQGRFEELADVLLAWVGSINDESELVAINLRLAALYEDDLKRDQEAAARYQAILARIPSHAAALAGLGKLSYRMKNWEGLVAVFDAEVTAAEDAKGKAARMYKAAEILEERLSRQEDAIARYNACLQLQPGYLPAQKALTRLYERQGRFAELVSMFEQDLLQTSDRDQVITTLNKMAVIYEDRLGDLDHAIECMKRILDLASDHLPTLRNLARLYERAGRFRELLETNDLEASFAGDTKQVLSLLHRNAEILDEHLKDRVGAITAYERVLALSPSYLPALKALGRLYAQDTRWEKLIDMYRAESEISPSTDAAAALIYKIGELYEHRLKQENEALASYQEALMLAPSYFPALRALARIHRAHEAWESLVEVLRADAANRTDPLERANALYQAAAIWEDQLGRPELAIEGYQEVLRLTPGHAATLRALERLYVAQDNVKELVSILDRETQVGQTPSAKVTAYLKLARLYLDRFQEPSRAAQCCESVLGLEAGNLTALMLLERIRVSDRVRRAELRARIAERVTDTRLSSALRILAAADQEKGPPSERTLEVYQRAFDADPSDARLAFGLERVLRQSGDTAGLSRMYGMRLAVTTDATEALELLLRAAELAEKNPDQEQAAALYLQALELQAQCLPALQGARRVALRRGDFATARTMMETEARASRDTKSAIEGFVAAAKLAAQKLNDPDGASALYRLALERDPLHPGAATGLEELLAQRGGSSDLAALHERRAEARLAQRDVEAAAAAYVTAARLHNVALGDRARALEVLEKALAAKPGFPDALETRGLLLLEAQQYAEAAQMLGQRVQQGGDPRVLAQHHLTLGALYQQHLNDPGRAAAHLQTALATLPRHPEALERLATVYAQGRNFGGAVDCLRRLLDQDLPNDARARFTVELARIHEEGLGDVASATALYKKALELTPGEPALVDRLVALYERQRNLPELAQMLEAQAAATASTDVKRAASLRMRVASFYAGPLTEPARATVIYRQLVEQDPQNLQARAALADLYGRDMASFPLAIEEHRQILRQDPARVDSLHALFKLWDAQKQQDKTFAVAAVLTFMRATNEVEQAFYSEARARQPQEPREALPAADVDTVLMHPAARGPLTDLLRAMGEHLGKVYPPQFEMLGVNPKQDKLKPDSAVFKAVRAVAQTFGVEEFEVYLARRGMLQPETTEPLSLCVGQDVVRRFNAREQKFLIGKAVLGLLNKTAVLSKLSQGETVDLFGNAIRVHAQQFNGLGRRNDEMTKQLKKAFNRKAMKASEGPAQTLSEQSKIDVATVVDALGFSADRAGLLVCGDPSVGLTMVLREDPNVVANRQDGTTDDILKAVRERADLKALLSWLLTDDFFRLRQRIGLSL, encoded by the coding sequence CGCCTGTCCCGCGACAACGACGCCGCGGATGCCCTGCGCCAGGCCCTGGACCGCAAGCCCACCGACGTCACCCTCCTCACCCAGCTGGAGTCCGTCTACGCCTCGCGCAACGACGCGGGCGCGCTGGTGGAGATCTACCGGCTGCTCGCCACCGCCGTCGTCCCGCCGTCCCTGCGCGCCCACTACCTCACCTCCGCGGGCATGCTGTTGGAGGAGCGCCTCAAGCAGAAAGATGCCGCCGCCGCTGCGTTCCGTGAGGCCTTCGCGCTCGACCGCTCCGACCCGCTGCTCCAGGCCGCCGTCAAGCGCGTCGCCGAGCGCGAGGGCCGCACCGACGAGCTCCTCTCCGCCCTCCTCTCCGAGGCCAAGGGCCAGGGCTCCCAGGGCGCTCCCGCGTACCTCCACATCGCCAAGGTGCATGACCGCCTGGGCCGCAAGGACGACGCGCTGTCCGCGCTGCTCGCCGCGCGCCGCGTGAGCCCTCATGAGCCGCTCGTGTTGAACGCGCTCGCCGGCATCTACGAGACCCAAGGCCGCTTCGAGGAGCTGGCCGACGTGCTGCTCGCGTGGGTGGGCTCCATCAACGACGAGAGCGAGCTCGTCGCCATCAACCTGCGCCTCGCCGCGTTGTACGAGGACGACCTCAAGCGCGACCAGGAGGCCGCCGCCCGCTACCAGGCCATCCTCGCCCGCATCCCCAGCCACGCCGCCGCGCTCGCGGGCCTGGGCAAGCTGTCGTACCGGATGAAGAACTGGGAAGGCCTCGTCGCCGTCTTCGACGCGGAGGTCACCGCCGCAGAGGACGCCAAGGGCAAGGCCGCGCGCATGTACAAAGCGGCCGAGATTTTGGAGGAGCGCCTGAGCCGCCAGGAGGACGCCATCGCGCGCTACAACGCGTGCCTCCAGCTCCAGCCGGGCTACCTCCCAGCGCAGAAGGCCCTCACCCGCCTCTACGAGCGCCAGGGCCGCTTCGCGGAGCTGGTGTCGATGTTCGAGCAGGACCTGCTCCAGACGTCCGACCGCGATCAGGTCATCACCACGCTCAACAAGATGGCGGTCATCTACGAGGACCGCCTGGGTGACCTGGACCACGCCATCGAGTGCATGAAGCGCATCCTCGACCTGGCGTCGGATCACCTGCCCACGCTGCGCAACCTGGCCCGCCTCTACGAGCGCGCCGGACGCTTCCGTGAGCTGCTGGAGACCAACGACCTGGAGGCGTCGTTCGCCGGGGACACCAAGCAGGTGCTGTCGCTGCTCCACCGCAACGCGGAGATCCTCGACGAGCACCTGAAGGACCGCGTGGGCGCCATCACCGCGTATGAGCGCGTGCTCGCGCTGTCGCCCTCGTACCTGCCCGCGCTCAAGGCCCTGGGCCGGCTGTACGCGCAGGACACCCGGTGGGAGAAGCTCATCGACATGTACCGCGCGGAGTCGGAGATCTCTCCCTCCACCGACGCGGCCGCCGCGCTCATCTACAAGATCGGCGAGCTATACGAGCACCGCCTCAAGCAGGAGAACGAGGCCCTGGCGTCGTACCAGGAGGCGCTGATGCTGGCGCCCAGCTACTTCCCGGCGCTGCGCGCGCTCGCCCGCATCCACCGCGCCCACGAGGCGTGGGAGAGCCTGGTGGAGGTGCTGCGCGCGGACGCCGCCAACCGCACGGATCCGCTGGAGCGCGCCAACGCGCTCTACCAGGCCGCCGCCATCTGGGAGGACCAGCTGGGCCGCCCGGAGCTGGCCATCGAGGGCTACCAGGAAGTCCTTCGCCTCACGCCGGGCCACGCCGCCACGCTGCGCGCGCTGGAGCGCCTGTACGTCGCGCAGGACAACGTGAAGGAGCTGGTGTCCATCCTCGACCGCGAGACGCAGGTGGGCCAGACGCCCTCGGCCAAGGTGACGGCGTACCTCAAGCTCGCGCGGCTGTACCTGGACCGCTTCCAGGAGCCGTCCCGCGCCGCGCAGTGCTGCGAGTCCGTGCTGGGCCTGGAGGCCGGCAACCTCACCGCCCTCATGCTGCTGGAGCGCATCCGCGTGTCGGACCGCGTCCGCCGCGCGGAGCTGCGCGCCCGCATCGCCGAGCGCGTCACCGACACGCGCCTGTCCAGCGCCCTGCGCATCCTGGCCGCCGCGGATCAAGAGAAGGGCCCGCCCTCCGAGCGCACCCTGGAGGTCTACCAGCGCGCCTTCGACGCGGACCCTTCCGATGCGCGCCTCGCCTTCGGTCTGGAGCGCGTGCTGCGCCAGAGCGGTGACACCGCCGGCCTGTCGCGCATGTACGGCATGCGGCTGGCCGTCACCACCGACGCCACGGAGGCGCTGGAGCTGCTCCTGCGCGCCGCCGAGCTGGCGGAGAAGAACCCCGACCAGGAGCAGGCCGCCGCGCTGTACCTGCAGGCGCTGGAGCTCCAGGCGCAGTGCCTCCCCGCGCTCCAGGGCGCCCGCCGCGTGGCCCTGCGCCGGGGCGACTTCGCCACCGCGCGCACCATGATGGAGACCGAGGCCCGCGCGAGCCGCGACACCAAGAGCGCCATCGAGGGCTTCGTCGCCGCCGCGAAGCTCGCGGCCCAGAAGCTCAACGATCCGGACGGCGCCTCGGCCCTCTACCGCCTGGCGCTGGAGCGCGACCCGCTGCACCCGGGCGCGGCCACCGGCCTGGAGGAGCTGCTCGCGCAGCGCGGCGGTTCCTCCGACCTCGCGGCCCTGCACGAGCGGCGCGCGGAGGCCCGGCTCGCGCAGCGCGACGTGGAGGCCGCCGCGGCGGCGTACGTCACCGCGGCCCGGCTGCACAACGTGGCCCTGGGTGACCGGGCCCGTGCGCTCGAGGTGCTGGAGAAGGCCCTGGCGGCCAAGCCCGGCTTCCCCGACGCACTGGAGACTCGCGGCCTGCTCCTCCTGGAGGCGCAGCAGTACGCGGAGGCCGCGCAGATGCTCGGCCAGCGCGTGCAGCAGGGCGGTGACCCTCGCGTGCTCGCGCAGCACCACCTGACGCTGGGCGCGCTCTACCAGCAGCACCTCAACGACCCGGGCCGCGCGGCGGCGCACCTCCAGACGGCGCTGGCCACCCTGCCCCGCCACCCGGAGGCGCTGGAGCGGCTGGCCACGGTGTACGCGCAGGGCCGCAACTTCGGCGGCGCGGTGGACTGCCTGCGGCGGCTGTTGGATCAGGACCTGCCCAACGACGCCCGCGCGCGCTTCACCGTGGAGCTGGCGCGCATCCACGAAGAGGGCCTGGGCGACGTCGCCTCCGCCACGGCGCTCTACAAGAAGGCACTGGAGCTGACGCCGGGCGAGCCCGCGCTGGTGGACCGGCTGGTGGCCCTCTACGAGCGCCAGCGCAACCTGCCGGAGCTGGCGCAGATGCTGGAGGCCCAGGCGGCCGCCACCGCGTCCACGGACGTCAAGCGCGCGGCGTCCCTGCGCATGCGCGTGGCGAGCTTCTACGCGGGCCCCCTGACCGAGCCGGCTCGCGCCACCGTCATCTACCGGCAGCTGGTGGAGCAGGACCCACAGAACCTCCAGGCGCGCGCCGCGCTGGCGGATCTGTATGGCCGCGACATGGCCAGCTTCCCGCTCGCCATCGAAGAGCACCGTCAGATCCTGCGGCAGGACCCCGCTCGCGTGGACAGCCTGCATGCGCTGTTCAAGCTGTGGGATGCCCAGAAGCAGCAGGACAAGACGTTCGCCGTCGCCGCGGTGCTGACCTTCATGCGCGCCACCAACGAGGTGGAGCAGGCCTTCTACTCGGAGGCCCGCGCCCGGCAGCCGCAGGAGCCGCGTGAAGCGCTGCCCGCCGCGGACGTGGACACCGTCCTCATGCACCCGGCCGCGCGCGGCCCGCTGACGGACCTGCTGCGCGCCATGGGTGAGCACCTGGGCAAGGTGTACCCGCCGCAGTTCGAGATGCTCGGCGTCAACCCGAAGCAGGACAAGCTCAAGCCGGACTCGGCCGTGTTCAAGGCCGTGCGCGCGGTGGCGCAGACCTTCGGCGTGGAGGAGTTCGAGGTCTACCTCGCCCGGCGCGGCATGTTGCAGCCGGAGACGACGGAGCCCCTGTCCCTGTGCGTGGGCCAGGACGTGGTGCGCCGCTTCAACGCCCGTGAGCAGAAGTTCCTCATCGGCAAGGCGGTGCTGGGCCTGCTCAACAAGACGGCCGTCCTCTCCAAGCTGTCCCAGGGCGAGACCGTGGACCTGTTCGGCAACGCCATCCGCGTCCACGCGCAGCAGTTCAACGGCCTGGGCCGGCGCAACGACGAGATGACGAAGCAGCTCAAGAAGGCCTTCAACCGCAAGGCGATGAAGGCCTCGGAAGGCCCCGCGCAGACGCTGTCCGAGCAGTCGAAGATCGACGTCGCGACGGTGGTGGACGCGCTCGGCTTCTCGGCGGACCGCGCGGGCCTGCTCGTCTGCGGCGACCCGTCCGTGGGCCTCACCATGGTGCTGCGCGAGGATCCGAACGTGGTGGCCAACCGCCAGGACGGCACCACCGACGACATCCTCAAGGCGGTGCGCGAGCGCGCGGACCTGAAGGCCCTGCTGTCGTGGCTGCTGACGGACGACTTCTTCCGCCTGCGTCAGCGCATCGGCCTGTCGCTGTAG